Proteins encoded within one genomic window of Leptolyngbya sp. FACHB-261:
- the dcd gene encoding dCTP deaminase, whose protein sequence is MLKNDAWITQMARTGMIQPFEPALIRQVEERRVISYGLSSFGYDIRLSPLEFRIFRHIPGTVVDPKNFNPENLESTSLHEDASGQFFILPAHSYGLGVALERLALPDTITALCIGKSTYARIGVIANLTPAEASWRGHLTLEFSNSSSADCRIYANEGVVQLLFLEGEPCKVSYEARQGKYQDQPQQVIVARV, encoded by the coding sequence ATGCTCAAAAATGATGCCTGGATTACGCAAATGGCCCGTACAGGCATGATCCAGCCTTTCGAGCCTGCTTTGATACGACAGGTAGAAGAGCGCCGGGTGATCAGTTATGGCCTTTCTTCCTTTGGCTATGACATTCGCCTATCGCCTCTGGAATTTCGCATCTTTCGTCATATTCCGGGTACAGTCGTTGATCCTAAAAACTTCAACCCGGAGAATTTGGAGTCCACTTCTTTGCATGAGGATGCCAGCGGCCAATTCTTTATTTTGCCCGCTCATTCCTATGGCTTGGGCGTCGCCTTAGAACGGTTGGCTTTGCCTGATACCATTACGGCTCTATGCATTGGCAAATCAACTTACGCCCGCATTGGCGTCATTGCCAATCTCACTCCGGCTGAAGCCTCTTGGCGCGGTCATTTGACTTTAGAGTTTTCAAATTCCTCCAGCGCCGATTGCCGAATTTACGCTAATGAAGGGGTTGTGCAACTGCTGTTTCTAGAGGGCGAACCCTGTAAGGTCAGCTATGAAGCAAGGCAAGGCAAATATCAGGATCAACCCCAACAAGTCATCGTGGCTCGGGTCTGA